The Candidatus Auribacterota bacterium genome window below encodes:
- a CDS encoding glycosyltransferase family 2 protein, producing the protein MNASIIVPAYNEEGTIGRTVAELKKLGQDYQILVVDDGSRDSTSARAREAGADVLKHPYNKGYGAALKTGIIEAAHDVIVTFDADAQYETRDVPRLLDQISIYDMVVADRSGSRAASIRRMPGKWILAVVANYLIGHRIPDLNSGFRCFHRENVRRFFQILPNGFSFSTTITLAYFKEGLSVGYIPCGVKARDSGRSEVRYLRDGAQTLLLIARITALFNPLKIFAPVGGLLIAVGIIYGLCSIFTIAHIASGAVLSTLAGIIVLLFGILADQIACIRRQIK; encoded by the coding sequence GGCATATAACGAAGAGGGGACGATCGGCAGGACTGTTGCCGAGCTTAAGAAGCTCGGTCAGGACTACCAGATCCTCGTCGTGGATGATGGCTCGCGCGACAGCACCTCCGCGCGGGCGCGCGAAGCCGGCGCGGACGTGTTAAAGCATCCCTACAATAAGGGATATGGCGCCGCACTCAAGACCGGGATTATAGAGGCCGCACACGATGTCATCGTAACATTCGATGCGGACGCCCAGTATGAGACTCGCGATGTGCCGCGGCTGCTCGATCAAATTTCAATCTATGACATGGTCGTGGCGGACAGGAGCGGAAGCAGGGCCGCCAGCATCCGCCGCATGCCGGGCAAATGGATCCTCGCCGTGGTCGCCAATTATCTCATAGGTCACCGGATCCCCGATCTCAATAGCGGCTTCCGATGCTTCCACAGGGAGAATGTCAGGAGATTCTTCCAGATACTCCCCAACGGCTTTTCATTCTCCACGACGATAACACTCGCATATTTCAAGGAAGGGCTGAGTGTCGGTTATATCCCGTGCGGCGTGAAGGCGAGAGATTCGGGAAGGAGCGAGGTCAGGTATCTGCGCGATGGCGCCCAGACACTTTTACTCATTGCCCGCATCACGGCGCTCTTCAACCCGTTGAAGATTTTCGCCCCTGTCGGAGGTCTCCTGATTGCCGTGGGCATCATCTACGGGCTGTGTTCGATTTTTACTATTGCGCATATTGCGAGTGGGGCAGTGCTGTCCACCCTTGCCGGCATTATCGTGCTACTCTTTGGAATCCTCGCTGACCAGATTGCGTGTATACGGCGCCAGATCAAGTAG